In Streptomyces durocortorensis, a genomic segment contains:
- the uvrB gene encoding excinuclease ABC subunit UvrB: MRPVSKIERSVAPFEVVSSYQPSGDQPAAIAELERRIRADEKDVVLLGATGTGKSATTAWMIEKLQRPTLVMAPNKTLAAQLANEFRELLPNNAVEYFVSYYDYYQPEAYVPQSDTYIEKDSSINEEVERLRHSATNSLLTRRDVVVVASVSCIYGLGTPQEYVDRMVRLRVGEEIDRDQLLRRFVEMQYTRNDLAFTRGTFRVRGDTIEIFPVYEELAVRIEMFGDEIEALSTLHPLTGEVISEDPTVHVFPASHYVAGPERMEKAVGGIERELEQRLAELEKQGKMLEAQRLRMRTTYDIEMLRQIGTCSGVENYSMHFDDRAPGTAPNTLLDYFPDDFLLVLDESHVTVPQIGAMYEGDASRKRTLVDHGFRLPSAMDNRPLKWEEFLERIDQTVYLSATPGKYELSRGDGFVEQIIRPTGLVDPEVVVKPTEGQIDDLVHEIRKRTERDERVLVTTLTKKMSEDLTDYFLELGIQVRYLHSDVDTLRRIELLRELRSGEYDVLVGINLLREGLDLPEVSLVAILDADKQGFLRSGTSLIQTIGRAARNVSGQVHMYADKITPAMEQAIDETNRRREKQIAYNTERGIDPQPLRKKINDIVATIAREEVDTEQLLGTGYRQGKETKAPVPALGGKAAKAGAKGRAAASAGAVVSDRPATELAGIIEEMTERMRAAAADLQFEVAARLRDEVGELKKELRQMKEAGLA; this comes from the coding sequence ATGCGGCCCGTTTCCAAGATCGAACGTTCGGTGGCGCCCTTCGAGGTCGTCAGTTCCTACCAGCCCAGCGGCGACCAGCCGGCGGCCATCGCCGAGCTGGAGCGGCGCATCCGCGCCGATGAGAAGGACGTCGTCCTGCTCGGCGCGACCGGCACCGGCAAGTCGGCGACCACCGCCTGGATGATCGAGAAGCTTCAGCGACCGACCTTGGTGATGGCGCCGAACAAGACGCTCGCCGCCCAGCTGGCCAACGAGTTCCGCGAGCTCCTCCCGAACAACGCGGTGGAGTATTTCGTCTCGTACTACGACTACTACCAGCCCGAGGCGTATGTCCCGCAGTCGGACACCTACATCGAGAAGGACTCCTCCATCAACGAGGAGGTCGAGCGGCTGCGCCACTCGGCGACGAATTCGCTGCTCACCCGGCGTGACGTCGTCGTGGTCGCCTCCGTCTCCTGCATCTACGGCCTCGGTACGCCCCAGGAGTACGTGGACCGCATGGTCCGGCTCAGGGTCGGCGAGGAGATCGACCGCGACCAGCTGCTGCGCCGCTTCGTCGAGATGCAGTACACCCGCAACGACCTGGCGTTCACCCGTGGCACCTTCCGGGTCCGCGGCGACACGATCGAGATCTTTCCGGTCTACGAGGAGCTCGCCGTCCGCATCGAGATGTTCGGTGACGAGATCGAGGCCCTGTCCACGCTCCACCCGCTGACCGGCGAGGTCATCAGCGAGGACCCCACGGTCCACGTCTTCCCCGCCAGCCACTACGTCGCAGGGCCCGAGCGCATGGAGAAGGCCGTCGGCGGGATCGAGCGGGAGCTGGAGCAGCGCCTGGCCGAGCTGGAGAAGCAGGGCAAGATGCTGGAGGCCCAGCGGCTGCGCATGCGCACGACGTACGACATCGAGATGCTCCGCCAGATCGGCACCTGCTCCGGCGTCGAGAACTACTCGATGCACTTCGACGACCGCGCCCCCGGCACCGCCCCCAACACCCTCCTCGACTACTTCCCGGACGACTTCCTGCTCGTCCTGGACGAGTCCCACGTCACGGTCCCGCAGATCGGTGCGATGTACGAGGGCGACGCCTCCCGCAAGCGGACCCTCGTCGACCACGGCTTCCGGCTGCCCTCCGCGATGGACAACCGGCCGCTGAAGTGGGAGGAGTTCCTGGAGCGGATCGACCAGACGGTGTATCTGTCGGCCACCCCGGGGAAGTACGAACTCTCGCGCGGCGACGGGTTCGTCGAGCAGATCATCCGCCCCACCGGCCTCGTCGACCCCGAGGTCGTGGTCAAGCCCACCGAGGGGCAGATCGACGACCTGGTGCACGAGATCCGCAAGCGCACCGAACGCGACGAGCGGGTCCTGGTCACCACGCTCACCAAGAAGATGTCGGAGGACCTCACCGACTACTTCCTGGAGCTCGGCATCCAGGTTCGCTATCTGCACAGCGACGTCGACACCCTGCGCCGTATCGAGCTGCTGCGCGAGCTGCGCTCCGGTGAGTACGACGTGCTCGTCGGCATCAACCTCCTGCGCGAGGGCCTCGACCTCCCCGAGGTGTCGCTCGTGGCCATCCTCGACGCCGACAAGCAGGGCTTCCTGCGCTCGGGCACTTCGCTCATCCAGACCATCGGCCGCGCCGCCCGTAACGTGTCCGGCCAGGTCCACATGTACGCCGACAAGATCACCCCGGCGATGGAGCAGGCGATCGACGAGACCAACCGCCGCCGCGAGAAGCAGATCGCGTACAACACCGAGCGCGGCATCGACCCGCAGCCGCTGCGGAAGAAGATCAACGACATCGTCGCCACCATCGCCCGCGAGGAGGTCGACACCGAGCAGCTCCTCGGCACCGGCTACCGGCAGGGCAAGGAGACCAAGGCCCCGGTGCCCGCGCTCGGCGGCAAGGCGGCCAAGGCCGGGGCGAAGGGCCGGGCGGCGGCCTCGGCCGGCGCAGTGGTCAGTGACCGCCCCGCGACCGAACTGGCCGGGATCATCGAGGAGATGACCGAGCGGATGCGGGCCGCCGCCGCCGATCTGCAGTTCGAGGTGGCCGCTCGGCTCCGCGACGAGGTCGGCGAACTGAAGAAGGAGCTGCGCCAGATGAAGGAAGCGGGCCTCGCCTGA
- a CDS encoding MHYT domain-containing protein, which produces MQGTVDTVRAADIVTTTIGTQGTVDGFTYGLVTPVVAFLMAGLGAALGLRCTIRSLRTARSFTTGWLALGALSIGSGIWTMHFVAMTGFSVKEAPISYDKPLTFAGLALAVLMVGIGIYIVGYRGATRMALITGGTITGLGVASMHYLGMAGMRLEGQLAYDTPLVALSVLIAVAAATAALWAAVSLRGLLSSLGASALMAAAVTGMHYTGMAALDVHLHLPPEMSGVLPGDHPTETIGPMLIGPGCFLLLAALVLMFDPRAVTDEPERRPGARETAGRPRYR; this is translated from the coding sequence ATGCAGGGAACAGTCGACACGGTGCGAGCGGCCGACATCGTGACAACAACAATCGGTACGCAGGGAACGGTCGACGGGTTCACCTACGGCCTGGTGACCCCCGTCGTGGCGTTCCTCATGGCCGGCCTGGGGGCCGCCCTCGGACTCCGCTGCACCATCAGGTCCCTGCGCACCGCACGCTCCTTCACGACCGGCTGGCTGGCTCTCGGCGCGCTGTCCATCGGATCCGGCATCTGGACCATGCACTTCGTCGCGATGACGGGCTTCAGCGTCAAGGAGGCACCGATCTCCTACGACAAGCCCCTCACCTTCGCCGGACTGGCCCTGGCCGTCCTCATGGTCGGCATCGGCATCTACATTGTCGGGTACCGGGGCGCGACCCGCATGGCGCTGATCACGGGCGGCACCATCACCGGCCTCGGCGTGGCGTCGATGCACTACCTGGGGATGGCGGGCATGCGTCTGGAGGGACAGCTCGCCTACGACACGCCCCTGGTCGCCCTCTCGGTGCTGATCGCCGTGGCGGCCGCCACGGCCGCGCTGTGGGCGGCCGTCTCCCTCCGTGGGCTCCTGTCCAGTCTCGGCGCGAGCGCTCTGATGGCCGCCGCGGTCACCGGAATGCACTACACGGGAATGGCCGCCCTCGACGTGCACCTGCACCTGCCGCCCGAGATGTCCGGCGTACTGCCCGGTGACCACCCCACCGAGACGATCGGCCCGATGCTGATCGGCCCCGGCTGCTTCCTGCTGCTGGCCGCGCTGGTGCTCATGTTCGACCCGCGCGCGGTGACCGACGAACCGGAGCGGCGCCCAGGGGCCCGGGAGACCGCCGGGCGGCCCCGGTACCGCTGA